A single window of Dendropsophus ebraccatus isolate aDenEbr1 chromosome 5, aDenEbr1.pat, whole genome shotgun sequence DNA harbors:
- the LOC138793356 gene encoding olfactory receptor 52K1-like — protein sequence MWLLKLLEDFTMADEGLNSTSSVQIFILRGFPGVSHFRSSLIIPFLSIYLISSMSNGVMTYTILSDKTLHSPMYILISLLFLTNIAYTNTIMPKFLLGLIVDVNQITLPGCLVQMFVIYLAGSYESHLLVLMGLDRYVAIILPLHYHHIVSMHTVTWLLLYGFVRSFFLASLVVFFNLKVQFCRSNLIMNFACENMSLLNLACGDISKVQAVGLWARIVVTTMDGICILASYLNIVSSVRKTIVGRGRKKAWRTCSSHLLVTILTFSCGASSSVVYRMSSLVPPDVQNFISLMNFAIPSCADPIIYGLWMSEIRDRLRKMYTKR from the coding sequence ATTTCACTATGGCAGATGAGGGGCTGAACTCCACTTCTTCAGTACAGATTTTCATTCTCCGAGGTTTCCCTGGGGTATCACACTTCAGATCCAGCCTCATCATCCCATTTCTCTCCATCTATTTGATCAGTTCGATGAGTAATGGAGTGATGACATATACAATCCTGTCAGACAAGACTCTCCATTCCCCAATGTACATTCTCATCTCTCTTCTATTCCTCACCAATATCGCATACACCAACACGATCATGCCAAAGTTCCTCCTTGGGTTAATAGTTGACGTGAACCAGATAACACTGCCCGGCTGCCTCGTACAAATGTTTGTTATATATCTAGCCGGCAGCTATGAGTCTCATTTACTGGTGCTGATGGGGTTGGACAGATATGTAGCCATTATACTGCCTTTACATTACCACCACATTGTGTCTATGCATACAGTGACATGGCTCCTTTTGTACGGATTTGTCCGAAGTTTCTTCTTGGCATCTCTGGTTGTTTTTTTCAACCTAAAAGTTCAGTTTTGTAGATCCAACCTCATCATGAACTTTGCTTGTGAGAACATGAGTCTTCTGAACCTTGCGTGTGGAGATATCTCCAAAGTACAAGCTGTAGGACTATGGGCCAGGATCGTTGTTACCACAATGGATGGGATTTGTATCCTGGCCTCTTATCTAAACATTGTGAGCTCTGTGAGGAAGACAATTGTGGGAAGAGGGCGAAAAAAGGCCTGGAGGACATGCAGCTCGCATCTGCTGGTCACCATACTGACGTTCTCCTGTGGTGCGTCTTCCTCTGTCGTGTACAGAATGTCGTCACTTGTTCCTCCTGACGTTCAGAACTTTATTAGTCTTATGAATTTTGCAATCCCATCATGTGCTGACCCAATAATTTATGGACTATGGATGAGCGAGATCAGGGACAGGCTAAGGAAGATGTATACCAAAAGGTAG